A region of the Candidatus Poribacteria bacterium genome:
CCTCGACTATCACCAATCCGACGCCGCCCCTGGCCCTTTCCCGATAATACGCTATCGCCTGTCCAGACGTGACACACATGTTGGTGACCATAGGGGGCATGACGTATCGATTGCGCAAGGTTAGATTTCTGATCTTCAACGGCTCAAAAAGCACGGCTTACCTCCGTTTTCCACAATTTAGGGTGGTTCATCCGCCTTCCCTGTAGAAACGCGAGGTCTTGCGCCCTACACCGGCGGAAACACGTCCCTTACAATTTTCTCTCCTTCAATGCCTCCTCCACGCTACAGCTTTCAAGCGTCACACCGCCGAATTTTATTCGGCTCACCTTGTCCGTGGTTTGATCGTAGAAGACATCAATATCATTATCGCGCCAGTGAGCGGTCCAGGGCTCATTTGGAGAAGGGGCATCTCTCTTATCGATCATAACCACCTCAGCAAGGGTAAGCTTTGAACGACCGGGATCGAACAGCATGTAGAGTAGCTTTTCACCCTTAGGTATCCTCAATATCCGATCTATCGGCGGCGACCCGTATAGCGCCGATAGGTTCTTATATGAGATCGATTTTATCCCGTTCTCATCGGCCTTTTCAATCCTGACGCCATCTGGACTTACGAGCTCCAGCCACTGTCTCTCCCCCCTGTTGTGGAGGATCCTGCTTAGGGATAAAATTAAACGCAGGTCATCACGATAGATGTCGGCCGAGTAATTGCTGAGGAACCCATCGTCCCTAACGATAAGGGCATCGTTCTCCTCAACCCTATACATCTTACCGTTATACGTGAACTTCCATCTCCTGGTGATAATCGTGAAACTTCCTGGGAACCTCTTTACATGAAGCGCGTACTCCTTCGGGTTTTTCCTCACCTGCATGGCAGCCTTATATAATTGGATCTCGGTGGGATCGAACTTCCAGGCGATCGGCTTGTTTATCATCCGCTGTATCGGTTTCTCTCCCATCAGGGGAATCTGAAAGCAGAGGAAGGTCGAAAGCACGACCGCACCGCCGAGGATCAAAGCCTTAATCTCAATCCTCTCTCCCCTCTCCAAGGAGGGACCGGATCCTTCGGAAGGAAGTTCCCTGAATCCCGTCTTTATGCTCATCGGCACCATGAGAAAGCCGATCGTCACTCCGGAGATCAACCCTCCGAGATGAGCGAGGATGTTCACCCCCTCGCCGATGCTTCTGAGAAATATGAAGATCACGTAGCCGATACCCACCAGGTATCTGAACCTGCTGGTGAGGATAAGGTTCTTCCTCAGATAGTAACGCAGTGGGATATTGGCGCCGAGGATCCCAAAGATGGCGCCTGATGCTCCTGCCGAAATCGCATAAGGATCGCCGAAGGCCAGAAAGAGCAGGTTGCCTATATATCCCGACAGGATATAGATGGCGAGAAATCTCATACGCCCGTAAAGGAGTTCAGGTATCCGACCGAACATGAAGAAGAAGAAGCTGTTAAACAGAAAATGCGGCAGTCCGATGTGCAGGAACATGGAGGTTATCAGCCGCCAATATTCGCCTTTTAGGATCAAGCTGTTTATCTGAGCGCCGAACTTGATCAAAACAGGGGCTTTTGTGGATCCTCCAGCACCGGTCATAGCTAACCAAATCAGGAAGTTAATGGCTATTATCCATATCGTGATAAGGGGTTTGCCTCTGGTGGAGATCTCCGACTCAATTTCCCGGACGGCCTCTCCTGCCACAGCCCTTTCCTCAGGCGGTGGGGCTTCCTGATCCTCGGCACTTATCGGAATAAGCTTGCCGTCCTCCTCCAGCATGAACCCCCTGTAGAAATCCACGAACTCCTCTTTTTCCCCTCCGAATATACCCCTCTTAGTTTTGTATACAAGCACCCCCCTGTCCCCTCTCACCCATCTCGCGGCCTCCGACGCCAGGGATTCACCCTCTCTCTCCACAG
Encoded here:
- a CDS encoding rhomboid family intramembrane serine protease — encoded protein: MGGEIKHRVNAKLTEMEVHTETPPTALGFGIRPRVTKVVNITFLDSSGKTHRFTVEREGESLASEAARWVRGDRGVLVYKTKRGIFGGEKEEFVDFYRGFMLEEDGKLIPISAEDQEAPPPEERAVAGEAVREIESEISTRGKPLITIWIIAINFLIWLAMTGAGGSTKAPVLIKFGAQINSLILKGEYWRLITSMFLHIGLPHFLFNSFFFFMFGRIPELLYGRMRFLAIYILSGYIGNLLFLAFGDPYAISAGASGAIFGILGANIPLRYYLRKNLILTSRFRYLVGIGYVIFIFLRSIGEGVNILAHLGGLISGVTIGFLMVPMSIKTGFRELPSEGSGPSLERGERIEIKALILGGAVVLSTFLCFQIPLMGEKPIQRMINKPIAWKFDPTEIQLYKAAMQVRKNPKEYALHVKRFPGSFTIITRRWKFTYNGKMYRVEENDALIVRDDGFLSNYSADIYRDDLRLILSLSRILHNRGERQWLELVSPDGVRIEKADENGIKSISYKNLSALYGSPPIDRILRIPKGEKLLYMLFDPGRSKLTLAEVVMIDKRDAPSPNEPWTAHWRDNDIDVFYDQTTDKVSRIKFGGVTLESCSVEEALKERKL